The following are from one region of the Capsicum annuum cultivar UCD-10X-F1 chromosome 1, UCD10Xv1.1, whole genome shotgun sequence genome:
- the LOC107867336 gene encoding zinc finger MYM-type protein 1-like, whose protein sequence is MDKFVIRSKRGQPSSNATIPLVASSTPSEVQRDTTPSNIDFTYLKAGPEERRPIVEYDANIRDEVRRYYTQKGSCQPKDHNFPKTQFGKKKITMRKFYPNWLKGPYSKWLEYSVSIDAAYCLCCYLFKNEHEVRGNMANIAFTQNGFKGWNKALERFGTHIREVNSIHNKCLNMMNQLQSIHTSFDKHSEKEKNESRCRLSASIDVARFLLRLGLSFRGHDESVSSTNRGIFLELLRWYGNINEDVGSIILENAPKNEIMCYAKETIKVTMEDLDGDYFGILVDESKDISHKEQMTLVLRYVDKKGKVIERFVGVVHLQLTLVALVKKNSDVDDFFLFN, encoded by the exons ATGGATAAGTTTGTCATTAGATCAAAACGTGGGCAACCAAGCTCTAATGCTACTATTCCACTCGTTGCTTCATCCACACCTTCGGAAGTTCAAAGAGATACTACTCCTTCAAATATAGATTTTACATATTTGAAAGCCGGCCCGGAAGAAAGAAGGCCTATAGTAGAATATGATGCTAATATACGTGATGAAGTTAGAAGATATTATACTCAAAAGGGGTCTTGTCAGCCTAAGGATCATAATTTTCCGAAAACTCAATTTGGGAAGAAGAAAATTACAATGCGTAAATTTTATCCCAATTGGTTGAAGGGTCCATATTCCAAGTGGTTAGAGTACAGTGTATCAATAGATGCTGCATATTGTTTGTGTTGCTACTTATTTAAAAATGAGCATGAAGTTCGTGGAAATATGGCGAATATTGCTTTTACGCAAAATGGATTTAAGGGTTGGAACAAGGCCTTGGAGAGATTCGGAACTCATATTAGAGAGGTTAATAGCATCCACAATAAGTGTTTAAACATGATGAATCAATTACAATCTATTCACACATCTTTTGACAAGCATTccgagaaagaaaaaaatgaatctcGATGTCGCTTGAGTGCTTCAATCGATGTTGCAAGGTTTCTTTTGAGATTAGGATTGTCATTTCGTGGTCATGATGAGAGTGTATCATCTACAAATAGAGGTATATTTCTTGAGCTTTTACGATGGTATGGAAACATTAATGAGGATGTTGGAAgcattattttagaaaatgccccaaaaaatgAAATCATGTGTTATGCAAAAGAAACAATCAAGGTTACCATGGAAGACCTAGATGGTGATTATTTTGGGATATTAGTTGATGAATCAAAAGATATATCACATAAGGAGCAAATGACACTTGTTCTACGATACGTTGACAAAAAAGGTAAAGTGATAGAGCGATTTGTTGGTGTAGTCCAT TTGCAGCTGACACTTGTGGCTCTTGTGAAGAAGAATTCAGAtgtggatgatttttttttgtttaattag
- the LOC107869091 gene encoding beta-amylase 3, chloroplastic, translated as MTLTLQSSTSFINLKETKGVKTPDDFLSMVSFAQSKPSCRLVAKSSMQEAQLSHETIMEGRKNEKREKLHELTASHSNSSRKVPVFVMLPLDTMTMGGNLNKPRAMNASLMALKSSGAEGVMVDAWWGLVEKDGPLKYNWEGYAELVKMCQEHGLKLQVVMSFHQCGGNVGDSCSIPLPPWVLEEISKNPDLVYTDRSGRRNPEYISLGCDMLPVLKGRTPIQVYADYMRSFRERFNDYLGNVIVEIQVGMGPCGELRYPAYPESNGTWRFPGIGEFQCYDMYMRASLAAAAKAAGKDDWGRGGPHDSGQYNQFPEDTGFFQRDGTWNSEYGQFFLEWYSGKLLEHGDRILAAGESIYQGTGAKLSGKVAGIHWHYNTRSHAAELTAGYYNTRHRDGYLPIARMLAKHRVVLNFTCMEMRDGEQPHSANCSPEGLVRQVKTAARTAGVELAGENALERYDVGAFSQVLATSMSDSGNGLSAFTFLRMNKRLFEPENWRNLVQFIKSMSEGGRNASLPECDSSRTNLYVRFIKESHSKKATEVAVV; from the exons ATGACTTTAACACTCCAATCATCAActtcttttatcaatttaaaaGAAACCAAAGGTGTTAAAACACCTGATGATTTCTTAAGCATGGTTTCTTTTGCACAATCCAAGCCATCTTGCCGTCTCGTAGCAAAAAGCTCGATGCAAGAAGCTCAACTCTCCCATGAGACAATCATGGAAGGGAGGaaaaatgagaaaagagagaagCTACATGAGTTAACAGCTAGTCACAGCAATAGCAGTAGAAAGGTACCGGTTTTTGTGATGCTCCCACTTGACACCATGACCATGGGAGGGAACTTGAACAAGCCACGAGCGATGAACGCGAGTTTGATGGCCTTGAAAAGTTCTGGAGCTGAAGGGGTTATGGTGGATGCTTGGTGGGGATTGGTAGAGAAAGATGGACCGTTGAAGTATAACTGGGAAGGGTATGCTGAACTTGTCAAGATGTGTCAAGAACATGGCTTGAAGCTTCAAGTTGTCATGTCTTTTCATCAGTGTGGAGGAAATGTTGGAGATTCTTGCAG TATTCCTCTACCTCCATGGGTACTTGAAGAAATCAGCAAGAATCCTGACCTTGTCTACACAGATAGATCAGGCCGGAGAAATCCTGAGTATATATCCTTAGGTTGTGATATGTTGCCAGTACTCAAAGGAAGAACACCCATTCAAGTATACGCCGACTATATGAGGAGCTTCAGAGAAAGATTCAACGATTATTTGGGAAATGTCATAGTG GAAATTCAAGTGGGAATGGGTCCTTGTGGGGAGCTAAGATATCCAGCCTACCCAGAAAGCAATGGTACATGGAGGTTTCCTGGAATTGGAGAATTCCAATGCTATGACATG TACATGAGAGCTTCACTAGCAGCAGCAGCCAAGGCAGCTGGAAAGGATGATTGGGGCCGGGGAGGGCCTCATGACTCTGGGCAGTACAATCAGTTTCCCGAGGATACTGGATTTTTTCAAAGGGACGGAACATGGAACAGTGAATATGGACAGTTCTTCCTAGAGTGGTATTCAGGAAAACTACTAGAGCATGGAGACAGGATCCTAGCAGCAGGAGAAAGTATATACCAAGGAACTGGGGCTAAGCTATCTGGAAAGGTAGCTGGGATTCATTGGCATTACAATACTAGATCACATGCTGCAGAGTTAACAGCAGGATATTATAATACAAGACACAGAGACGGCTATCTACCTATAGCACGTATGTTAGCGAAACATCGAGTTGTACTTAACTTTACATGCATGGAAATGAGGGATGGTGAACAGCCCCATAGTGCAAACTGCTCACCAGAAGGCTTAGTTCGACAAGTTAAAACTGCAGCGAGAACTGCTGGAGTAGAACTTGCTGGAGAAAATGCTCTAGAAAGGTACGATGTAGGAGCCTTTTCTCAAGTTTTGGCAACAAGCATGTCAGATTCTGGAAATGGGTTGAGTGCATTTACATTCTTGCGAATGAACAAACGGTTGTTTGAGCCAGAAAACTGGCGGAATCTAGTGCAATTCATAAAGAGCATGTCGGAAGGAGGTCGAAATGCTAGCCTTCCAGAGTGCGACTCGAGCAGGACAAACCTCTATGTAAGATTTATCAAAGAAAGTCATTCTAAGAAAGCTACCGAAGTTGCAGTAGTGTAA
- the LOC107853259 gene encoding uncharacterized protein LOC107853259: MQKSFTLLQTIAISGVFSAVSGWYGFMFGRESARKELGGLIESLRNSNFDSVSPPAPHSQE; the protein is encoded by the exons ATGCAGAAAAGCTTCACTCTCTTACAGACAATTGCAATTTCAGGTGTATTTTCTGCTGTTTCTGGCTG GTATGGGTTCATGTTTGGGAGAGAGTCAGCTAGGAAGGAGCTGGGAGGTTTGATTGAAAGTCTTCGCAATTCCAATTTTGACTCCGTGTCACCTCCCGCTCCTCACTCTCAAGAGTAG
- the LOC107869098 gene encoding novel plant SNARE 11 produces the protein MASLSGLSEELGDIEGQISDIFRALSNGFQKLEKIKDSNRQSRQLEELTGKMRECKRLIKEFDREVKDLDYKSDADTTKMLNEKKQSMIKELNSYVALKKQYASNIENKRIDLFEGPGEGFAEDNGLLASNMSNQQLMDQGNRMMDETDQAIERSKQVVHETVNVGTETAAALKAQTEQMSRIVNELDSIHFSIKKATQLVKELGRQVATDRCIMALLFLIVVGVVTIIIVKIVNPHNKDIRDIPGLAPPAPSRRLLAYPY, from the exons ATGGCTTCGTTATCTGGCCTTAGCGAGGAGCTCGGGGACATTGAGGGACAGATTTCGGATATTTTTCGAGCACTTTC AAATGGGTTTCAGAAATTGGAGAAGATTAAGGATTCGAACAGGCAGAGCAGGCAGTTGGAGGAGCTAACAGGAAAGATGCGAGAATGTAAGAG GCTTATCAAGGAGTTTGATAGAGAAGTAAAGGATTTGGACTATAAAAGTGACGCAGATACCACCAAGATGCTGAATGAGAAAAAGCAATCAATG ATCAAAGAGTTGAACTCTTACGTTGCTCTGAAAAAACA ATACGCAAGCAATATTGAGAACAAGCGAATAGATCTTTTTGAGGGTCCTGGTGAAGGGTTTGCTGAAGACAATGGTTTGCTAGCTTCAA ATATGAGCAATCAACAACTGATGGATCAAGGAAATAGGATGATGGATGAGACAGATCAGGCCATTGAGAGGTCGAAACAG GTGGTTCATGAAACTGTAAATGTTGGAACCGAGACTGCTGCAGCTCTGAAGGCACAG ACTGAACAAATGAGCCGTATAGTCAATGAGCTAGACTCAATCCATTTTTCGATAAAGAAGGCTACACAGTTGGTCAAGGAACTCGGGAGGCAG GTTGCAACTGACCGATGTATTATGGCCTTGCTCTTTCTGATTGTGGTTGGGGTGGTAACAATCATTATTGTGAAG ATTGTAAATCCACATAACAAAGACATTAGGGACATCCCCGGTTTAGCCCCTCCAGCACCCAGTCGAAGATTACTTGCTTATCCTTACTGA